A stretch of the Bacillus anthracis str. Vollum genome encodes the following:
- the gerLB gene encoding spore germination protein GerLB, with translation MKPFEYGDEEIGSREIGFAVSSTIIGIGALSMPRDIANQTLFSDGWIILLLGGLICAVLGWFVTRVAILFPKQNFVQYTSAHLTKPVAYTISMVLVLTFAALTAYESRMIAIISQTYLFSETPVQLLSFFFLLVVIYGIAGSRAALLRLNVMFLPIVLIAIVLLSLLNINLMEINNLFPAFQTEVSQYAVGVKNSIFTFIGFEVALFYAVLLNDKTAKKAPMAVAKAVIVNVLSYILIYVTCISVFTYMTTRGLTYPTIELGKEIEIGGGFLERFDAIFFTTWIITIYNTTAMYYDVASLLFCAMFPKVKKHIFIFGSAPLIFMLNMLPGNLDTLSSYGTYLAWIDMGFVVLAPLLVFIVYKIKRRNGRNETPS, from the coding sequence TTGAAACCATTTGAGTATGGCGATGAAGAAATTGGATCTCGGGAAATTGGGTTTGCGGTATCATCGACCATTATTGGTATAGGCGCATTATCTATGCCAAGGGATATTGCAAACCAAACTTTATTTTCAGATGGTTGGATTATTTTGCTTTTGGGTGGATTGATATGTGCAGTTTTAGGTTGGTTTGTAACGAGGGTGGCTATTTTATTTCCAAAACAAAACTTTGTTCAATATACGAGTGCACATTTGACAAAGCCAGTAGCATACACGATTAGTATGGTTTTAGTATTAACGTTTGCTGCTTTGACAGCATATGAATCACGAATGATTGCCATAATTTCGCAAACGTATTTATTTAGTGAGACACCGGTACAGTTACTATCTTTTTTCTTCTTATTAGTTGTTATCTATGGAATAGCAGGGTCGAGAGCAGCTTTATTACGGTTAAATGTTATGTTCTTACCTATTGTTTTAATTGCAATAGTGCTTCTTTCTTTATTAAATATAAATTTAATGGAAATAAACAATTTGTTTCCAGCTTTCCAAACGGAAGTAAGTCAATACGCTGTTGGAGTTAAAAATTCTATATTCACATTTATTGGATTTGAGGTAGCTCTGTTTTATGCTGTGTTGTTGAATGATAAGACAGCGAAAAAGGCACCAATGGCAGTTGCGAAAGCAGTGATAGTAAATGTCCTCTCATACATTTTAATTTATGTAACTTGTATTAGTGTTTTTACGTATATGACAACTCGTGGATTGACATATCCAACAATTGAATTAGGGAAAGAAATTGAAATTGGTGGAGGCTTTTTAGAAAGGTTCGATGCAATTTTTTTTACGACTTGGATTATTACCATTTATAACACTACAGCAATGTATTATGACGTCGCATCTTTATTATTTTGTGCCATGTTTCCGAAAGTGAAGAAACATATTTTTATTTTCGGAAGCGCGCCTCTAATTTTTATGCTGAATATGCTCCCTGGTAATTTAGATACGTTATCAAGTTACGGAACGTATTTAGCGTGGATAGATATGGGGTTTGTCGTATTAGCTCCTTTGCTAGTTTTTATTGTATATAAAATAAAAAGAAGGAATGGTAGAAATGAAACACCTTCTTAA
- a CDS encoding DUF3311 domain-containing protein, translated as MKKIHVLALIPVFCLVVGPVFANSVTPYILGMPFLLFWILLSVLITSLCMGIVYVFDPANKGDVK; from the coding sequence ATGAAGAAAATACACGTATTAGCGCTTATTCCAGTTTTTTGTTTAGTTGTTGGCCCCGTATTTGCTAATTCAGTTACTCCTTACATATTAGGGATGCCATTTTTATTATTTTGGATATTATTATCAGTGCTTATTACATCTCTTTGTATGGGGATTGTATACGTATTTGATCCTGCTAATAAGGGGGATGTAAAATGA
- a CDS encoding FeoB small GTPase domain-containing protein codes for MSKHRIALAGNPNTGKSTLFNTLTGLKQHTGNWTGKTVLKAEGEYEHNGSKYTLIDLPGTYSLYSNSADEEVARDYIIFEKPEVTVVVIDATAMERNLNLALQVMEMTSNVVICINLIDEAEKKGIVIDEKKLAKSLGVPVVKISARNRVGIGHLLNVIAKVANKKLIPTPIKVTYSEKIENMIRELEPQIYKVFGDTYPARWIALRILDGDKNFLTALQKHHNEPLVREVVINGISLSQ; via the coding sequence ATGAGCAAACATCGCATTGCTTTAGCTGGCAACCCGAATACCGGGAAGAGTACATTATTTAATACTTTAACAGGTTTAAAACAACATACCGGAAACTGGACGGGAAAAACCGTTTTAAAAGCTGAAGGAGAATATGAACATAACGGTAGTAAATATACATTAATAGATTTACCTGGAACTTACTCACTATATTCGAATTCTGCGGATGAAGAAGTAGCAAGGGATTATATTATATTTGAAAAACCAGAAGTAACTGTAGTTGTTATCGATGCAACTGCTATGGAGAGAAATTTAAATTTAGCACTCCAAGTGATGGAGATGACCAGCAACGTAGTTATTTGTATTAACTTAATTGATGAAGCTGAGAAAAAAGGCATCGTTATAGATGAAAAGAAATTAGCAAAATCACTCGGCGTACCTGTAGTTAAGATTTCTGCTCGTAACCGAGTAGGCATCGGTCATTTACTAAATGTCATTGCCAAAGTAGCAAATAAAAAGCTAATTCCAACACCAATTAAAGTTACTTATAGTGAAAAAATCGAAAATATGATTCGAGAATTAGAACCACAAATTTATAAAGTATTCGGTGATACGTATCCAGCACGTTGGATTGCGTTACGTATATTAGATGGAGATAAAAATTTCTTAACTGCACTTCAAAAACATCATAACGAACCACTTGTAAGGGAGGTCGTAATCAATGGAATCTCACTCAGCCAGTAA
- a CDS encoding phosphate ABC transporter substrate-binding protein PstS: MVMKKGIKFSLAALVVAGSLVGCGKAEETSGKDAKGSDNAKQELSGTIAAAGSTALQPLAEEAGKKFMEKNSNVSIQVQGGGSGTGINQVASGAVQIGNSDVPSADKIKDADKAKELVDNKVAGIAFALVVNKDVKVDNLTVQQVQDIFTGKVTNWKEVGGKDEKINVINRPASSGTRATFEKTIMKDAKINDGTGTTQDSNGAVEQAINSTPGSVSYLAMSYMVGEKKGALQTVKIDGAEPKVENIASGKYPFWSYEYMVTKGEAKEATKAYIDYVKGKDFEKQVEDMGYIPMSKLNK; this comes from the coding sequence ATGGTTATGAAAAAGGGTATTAAATTTTCTTTAGCAGCTTTAGTGGTAGCGGGTTCATTAGTGGGATGTGGAAAAGCAGAAGAGACGTCAGGTAAAGATGCTAAAGGAAGCGATAATGCAAAACAAGAATTGTCAGGTACGATAGCAGCTGCAGGCTCTACAGCACTTCAGCCTCTTGCAGAGGAAGCTGGAAAGAAATTTATGGAGAAAAATTCAAACGTTTCTATTCAAGTGCAAGGTGGCGGTAGCGGAACTGGAATTAACCAAGTAGCTTCTGGTGCAGTCCAAATTGGTAACTCAGATGTTCCATCTGCAGATAAAATAAAAGATGCTGATAAGGCAAAAGAATTAGTAGATAACAAGGTAGCGGGTATTGCATTCGCACTTGTCGTAAATAAAGATGTAAAAGTTGATAATTTAACAGTACAACAAGTACAAGATATCTTCACTGGAAAAGTAACAAACTGGAAAGAAGTAGGCGGGAAAGATGAAAAAATTAACGTAATCAATCGTCCAGCTTCTTCTGGTACACGTGCTACATTTGAAAAAACAATTATGAAAGATGCGAAAATCAATGATGGAACTGGTACTACACAAGATTCTAACGGTGCAGTAGAACAAGCGATTAACTCTACTCCAGGTTCAGTAAGTTATTTAGCAATGTCTTACATGGTTGGCGAGAAAAAAGGTGCGCTACAAACAGTGAAAATTGATGGTGCTGAACCAAAAGTTGAAAACATTGCGTCTGGTAAATATCCATTCTGGTCTTACGAGTACATGGTAACGAAAGGTGAGGCAAAAGAAGCAACAAAAGCTTACATTGACTATGTAAAAGGTAAAGATTTTGAAAAGCAAGTAGAAGATATGGGTTATATTCCAATGTCTAAATTAAATAAGTAA
- a CDS encoding nucleoside recognition domain-containing protein, producing MESHSASKALPLDYIIQHAQTLSKEDIRDDIVGDIYRTSASICKESVQYTNTDKLYRSEKLDKIFTSPIWGFPIMLGILSIIFYLTIAGANVPSDMIAEFFGWAEGYLTSWFHAAHAPEWLHGILILGLFRGIGAVISVMLPPMAIFFPMFALLENYGYLPRVAFNMDRLFKRSGAHGKQSLTMAMGFGCNAAAIMSTRIIESPRERMLAILTNNFVPCNGRWPMLILMASLFMAAGYTGSMQTLVTAGVVVGMVVIGIIMTLTVSWVLSKTALKGVPTHYTLELPPYRKPKVWNTIVRATLDKSVYVLKRAVVVAAPAAALTWLLANIFIGDTSLLMYFVNFLDPFAKMLGLDGFILAAFILGLPANEIVIPILLMSYLSTGALTEIDDFNQIKNLFLENGWTWLTALNTMLFSLLHFPCGTTLVNIYKETKSAKWTFLSFAIPTVIAIVVTFLSTQLVHWLGLV from the coding sequence ATGGAATCTCACTCAGCCAGTAAGGCTCTTCCATTAGACTATATTATTCAACACGCTCAAACACTTTCAAAAGAAGATATACGAGATGATATTGTCGGAGATATTTATCGAACATCTGCAAGCATCTGTAAAGAATCTGTTCAATATACAAATACGGATAAATTATATCGTTCTGAAAAACTAGATAAAATTTTCACATCTCCGATCTGGGGATTCCCAATTATGCTCGGTATTTTATCTATCATTTTTTATCTTACAATTGCAGGCGCTAACGTGCCATCTGATATGATTGCTGAGTTCTTCGGATGGGCCGAAGGATATTTAACATCTTGGTTCCACGCGGCTCATGCACCTGAATGGTTACATGGCATTTTAATACTTGGCTTATTCCGCGGTATCGGTGCTGTTATTAGCGTTATGTTACCACCTATGGCCATCTTTTTCCCTATGTTCGCACTATTGGAAAACTACGGGTACTTACCACGCGTTGCGTTTAATATGGATCGCTTATTCAAACGCTCTGGTGCACACGGCAAACAATCTTTAACAATGGCAATGGGATTCGGTTGTAACGCTGCAGCTATTATGTCAACACGTATTATTGAATCACCACGTGAACGTATGCTTGCAATCTTAACGAACAACTTTGTACCTTGTAACGGTCGCTGGCCTATGTTAATTTTAATGGCCTCATTATTTATGGCTGCTGGTTATACAGGTAGTATGCAAACACTTGTTACTGCCGGCGTTGTAGTTGGAATGGTTGTAATTGGTATTATTATGACATTAACCGTTTCTTGGGTACTATCAAAAACAGCTTTAAAAGGCGTTCCAACTCACTACACACTTGAGTTACCGCCGTACCGTAAGCCAAAAGTTTGGAATACAATTGTGCGTGCAACACTCGATAAATCAGTCTACGTTTTAAAACGAGCTGTTGTTGTAGCTGCCCCTGCGGCTGCATTAACTTGGTTACTTGCTAATATTTTCATCGGTGACACAAGCTTACTTATGTATTTTGTAAATTTTCTAGATCCATTTGCTAAAATGTTAGGACTTGACGGCTTTATTCTAGCTGCGTTCATTCTTGGACTACCAGCGAATGAGATTGTTATCCCAATTTTATTAATGTCTTATTTATCAACCGGGGCTTTAACTGAAATAGATGATTTTAATCAAATTAAAAATTTATTCTTAGAAAATGGTTGGACTTGGTTAACAGCGTTAAACACAATGTTGTTCTCACTTCTTCATTTCCCGTGCGGAACAACACTGGTTAACATATATAAAGAAACAAAAAGTGCAAAATGGACATTCTTATCGTTTGCAATCCCTACCGTTATCGCCATTGTTGTGACATTCCTCTCTACACAATTGGTACATTGGTTAGGGCTTGTATAA
- the gerLA gene encoding spore germination protein GerLA — translation MGDLLELKGNLFEVMKKIRDELGSPNDLTIREVALAGSFTRCAVVFLCGLTDKDNVYKYVVRTLQYEEIQKDEAVVQTLLDRFISIAEVGKKTTFPDIINAILAGDTVILIDNIQTAIVINSRAWEKRSLESPVTEDLIRGPRIGLNEDINVNKMLIRRSLRDPKLRFQSYIMGKRSQKEVTLVYIEDIINPYIVKELDRRLQSIVTDVVFETGTIEQLIQDNNLSPFPQFLNTERPDNIVASLAKGKAAILVDGSPFALIAPLVFVDIFQSVEDHYERWVIGTLLRILRMGSGIVAILMPAMYVALVSYHQGLIPSKLAYSIAGAREGVPFPAYIETLMMALTMELIREAGIRLPKPMGQTIGIVGGLVIGEAAVNAGIVNPFLVIIIAVTAIATFSLPVYSITITFRILLFVFVLAATAFGLYGIILALIALAVHITNLTSVGVPYTTPIAPAFYKDWKEEFIRMPKSMLKERPEYLQTKDSTVRPKERE, via the coding sequence GTGGGGGATTTGTTAGAGCTAAAAGGTAACTTATTTGAAGTTATGAAAAAAATTAGAGATGAGTTAGGTTCGCCTAATGATTTGACAATTAGGGAAGTTGCCCTTGCTGGTAGTTTTACACGTTGTGCTGTTGTCTTTTTATGTGGGTTAACAGATAAGGATAACGTTTATAAATATGTAGTTCGTACGCTTCAATATGAAGAGATACAAAAAGACGAAGCTGTTGTTCAAACATTATTAGATCGCTTTATTTCTATTGCAGAAGTTGGTAAGAAGACAACATTTCCGGACATTATAAATGCGATTTTAGCGGGAGATACAGTTATATTAATTGATAATATTCAAACTGCTATCGTGATTAATAGTAGAGCTTGGGAAAAAAGAAGTTTAGAATCGCCAGTAACAGAAGATTTAATACGTGGACCGAGGATAGGATTAAATGAAGATATTAACGTGAATAAAATGTTAATTCGCCGTAGTTTACGTGACCCAAAGCTGAGATTTCAATCTTATATTATGGGAAAGAGATCCCAAAAAGAAGTGACTTTAGTATATATAGAAGACATCATTAATCCTTACATTGTAAAAGAGCTAGATCGGCGTCTTCAATCCATAGTGACAGATGTCGTTTTTGAGACGGGTACAATTGAGCAATTAATTCAAGATAATAATTTGTCACCGTTTCCGCAGTTTTTGAATACGGAAAGGCCAGATAATATTGTGGCCTCATTAGCGAAAGGAAAGGCAGCTATTTTGGTGGATGGATCACCGTTTGCCCTTATAGCTCCGCTAGTATTTGTTGATATTTTTCAATCTGTGGAAGATCACTATGAGCGTTGGGTAATAGGGACTTTATTAAGAATTTTGCGGATGGGTTCTGGTATAGTTGCAATTTTAATGCCGGCGATGTATGTAGCGCTCGTCTCATATCACCAAGGACTTATTCCTTCTAAATTGGCTTATTCGATTGCTGGAGCAAGAGAAGGTGTTCCTTTTCCTGCCTATATTGAAACGTTAATGATGGCATTAACGATGGAGTTAATACGAGAAGCAGGAATTAGGTTGCCGAAACCGATGGGACAAACAATTGGGATTGTAGGTGGTCTTGTAATTGGAGAAGCAGCGGTGAATGCAGGAATTGTAAATCCATTTTTAGTTATCATTATTGCGGTTACAGCTATTGCTACATTTTCACTTCCAGTGTATAGCATCACAATTACGTTTCGGATTTTACTTTTCGTCTTTGTATTAGCAGCAACGGCTTTTGGATTGTATGGAATCATTCTAGCTCTTATTGCGCTTGCTGTTCATATTACAAATTTAACAAGTGTTGGTGTACCGTATACAACTCCAATTGCTCCTGCATTTTATAAAGATTGGAAAGAAGAGTTTATTCGCATGCCAAAATCAATGTTGAAAGAGAGACCGGAATATTTACAAACGAAAGATTCTACAGTACGTCCAAAGGAGCGAGAATAA
- the pstA gene encoding phosphate ABC transporter permease PstA codes for MNARTVNKVWTGIFYAIAALVVALLVFLVFEILQKGWGFWDPNFLFGEPSNTRAGGGIGPQLFNSFYMLVITLIISIPLGLGAGIYLAEYAKQGRFLNFVRLCIETMASLPSIVVGLFGLLVFVTMTGWGYTVMGGALALTILNLPGLTRVCENAISEVPSNVKEASLGLGATKWQTITRIIIPSSLPQIITGVILAAGRIFGEAAALIYTAGLTSPILNSAADFSSPAHPLNPFRPAETLAVHIWKLNSEGIIPDAKLIATKSAAVLIIMVLLFNVISRLVASILHKRFTGAKRKSKTTKKVKAA; via the coding sequence ATGAATGCAAGAACGGTAAATAAAGTTTGGACAGGTATCTTTTATGCGATTGCAGCTTTAGTTGTAGCTTTGCTAGTGTTCTTAGTGTTTGAGATTTTACAAAAGGGATGGGGTTTTTGGGATCCTAATTTCTTGTTTGGAGAACCAAGCAATACAAGAGCTGGTGGTGGGATTGGTCCGCAGTTATTCAATTCTTTCTATATGCTTGTTATAACGCTTATTATATCTATTCCTCTCGGATTAGGTGCTGGAATATATTTAGCAGAGTATGCAAAACAAGGACGTTTTTTAAACTTTGTTCGTTTATGTATCGAGACAATGGCATCTTTACCTTCTATTGTTGTTGGTTTATTCGGTTTGTTAGTGTTCGTTACAATGACAGGATGGGGATACACAGTAATGGGTGGTGCCCTTGCTTTAACTATTTTAAACTTACCAGGTTTAACACGTGTTTGTGAAAATGCGATTTCAGAGGTTCCTTCTAATGTGAAAGAGGCGAGTCTTGGGTTAGGTGCAACAAAGTGGCAAACAATTACTCGTATTATTATCCCGTCGTCACTACCGCAAATTATTACAGGTGTTATTTTAGCGGCAGGTCGTATATTTGGTGAAGCGGCGGCATTAATTTACACAGCGGGTTTAACATCTCCGATTTTAAATTCAGCAGCGGACTTCTCAAGTCCTGCTCATCCTTTAAATCCATTTAGACCAGCTGAAACGTTGGCGGTTCACATTTGGAAGTTAAATTCTGAAGGGATTATCCCAGATGCGAAGTTGATTGCGACAAAATCTGCAGCTGTATTAATTATTATGGTATTACTATTCAATGTTATTTCACGCTTGGTAGCATCTATATTACACAAACGTTTTACAGGAGCGAAAAGAAAAAGTAAAACGACGAAGAAGGTAAAAGCGGCATAA
- the gerLC gene encoding spore germination protein GerLC — protein sequence MKHLLKIIMVIVLAGSISGCSELEEIEERGFVVGAAYDIVKKKKSNPIMKGTYQMVLPSKLAQQGGQGDGDSENYINVSAKADSVFEQIRIIAKKISRTLFFPHIQVIIFSDKLLANPYVLQNTLDVYFRDHEMRRNIRLFVSKKNAESILKQSAKPENLPAQYIDMLAEHPPKNAQMIEAARIGEVQGKMIADRSFALPLLGLTKQGVQMEGAALIRGKDNKCVGTLSGEQTLGMNYVIGKKIGGFFTVRKKNQLITYEIHKLRRKIQVSTENATKPKFDIHLSTEGILAELHFNEPKQVMNEKFLKKEISKEMKKRIEKSIQLVQKKYKVDVLELGEVYKRHNYKEWKKISKNWDQGQNYFSNAEINVHVDPTIEHSGSALPKKVK from the coding sequence ATGAAACACCTTCTTAAAATTATAATGGTTATAGTTTTAGCTGGATCTATAAGTGGGTGCTCTGAACTAGAAGAAATAGAAGAAAGAGGATTTGTAGTAGGCGCAGCTTACGATATTGTGAAGAAAAAGAAATCAAATCCGATTATGAAAGGGACGTATCAGATGGTACTTCCCAGTAAGTTAGCACAACAAGGTGGACAGGGCGATGGAGATAGTGAAAATTATATTAATGTAAGTGCGAAAGCAGATAGCGTCTTTGAGCAAATAAGAATAATTGCTAAAAAAATTAGTCGAACATTATTTTTTCCGCATATACAAGTCATTATTTTTTCGGATAAATTACTAGCGAATCCGTATGTTTTGCAAAATACGTTAGATGTATATTTTCGTGATCATGAAATGAGACGAAATATTCGTTTGTTCGTTTCCAAGAAAAATGCAGAATCTATTTTAAAACAGAGTGCAAAACCTGAAAACTTACCGGCGCAGTACATTGATATGTTAGCTGAACATCCTCCGAAAAACGCTCAAATGATTGAGGCGGCGAGAATTGGTGAAGTACAAGGGAAAATGATCGCAGATCGAAGTTTTGCATTACCTCTCTTAGGATTAACTAAACAAGGCGTACAAATGGAAGGAGCGGCATTGATCCGTGGAAAGGATAATAAGTGCGTTGGAACTTTGAGTGGAGAACAAACATTAGGAATGAACTATGTAATAGGTAAAAAAATTGGAGGTTTCTTTACTGTTCGTAAAAAGAATCAGCTCATTACATATGAAATTCATAAGTTGCGCCGAAAGATCCAAGTGTCTACTGAAAATGCTACAAAACCGAAGTTTGATATTCATTTGTCCACAGAAGGCATATTAGCTGAATTACATTTTAATGAACCGAAACAAGTGATGAATGAAAAATTTTTAAAGAAAGAGATTTCAAAGGAAATGAAGAAGCGTATTGAAAAGTCTATACAGCTTGTTCAAAAAAAATATAAGGTAGATGTATTGGAATTAGGAGAGGTATATAAGAGGCATAATTATAAAGAGTGGAAGAAAATTAGTAAGAATTGGGATCAAGGCCAGAATTATTTTAGTAATGCTGAAATTAATGTTCACGTTGATCCAACAATTGAACATTCAGGTTCAGCATTACCAAAGAAAGTGAAGTAA
- a CDS encoding sodium:solute symporter family protein encodes MTALLIIILFLFLALFLGIRAQHGKDMNLEQWSVGGRGFGTIFVFLLMAGEIYTTFTFLGGSGWAYSKGAPTFYILGYGALAYILSYFLLPPVWKYAKEHNLVSQPDFFVKKYKSQALGLIVSIIGVISIIPYLVLQLKGLGIIVSEASYGRVSPVIAVWIGAIVITIYVMVSGIHGSAWTAALKDIMILFIVMFLGIYLPYHYYGGFQPMFEAVEAAKPGFLSLPDEGMSISWFVSTIILTALGFYMWPHTFASAFSAKNEKVFRKNAAIMPLYSLVLLFVFFAGFAAILQVPGLKGGDVDLSLFRLALQTFDPWFIGIIGSAGVLTALVPGSMLVMAASTLLAKNIYRTMVPSASDRQVAKVAKLFVPVVTLVAVLFTFKGGETIGALLLMGYSIVTQLFPALVCSLFPRQTITKQGAIAGMGIGLLVVAYITLSGSTIATMFPGFPQYIKDLNVGIVALLMNMIVMFIVSGFTKNVSIKKDNIIVEK; translated from the coding sequence ATGACCGCATTACTTATCATTATTTTATTTTTGTTTCTCGCACTATTTTTGGGAATTCGGGCGCAACATGGAAAAGATATGAATTTAGAGCAATGGTCAGTTGGAGGAAGAGGCTTTGGTACTATTTTTGTTTTTCTTCTTATGGCAGGTGAAATTTATACGACATTCACATTTTTAGGTGGAAGTGGATGGGCGTATAGTAAAGGAGCACCTACTTTTTATATTTTAGGTTATGGTGCGTTAGCTTATATTTTATCTTATTTTTTATTACCACCAGTTTGGAAGTATGCAAAAGAGCATAATCTAGTTTCACAGCCAGATTTTTTTGTGAAGAAATATAAGAGTCAGGCACTTGGCCTTATCGTTTCTATCATTGGGGTTATTTCGATTATCCCATACCTTGTTTTACAGTTAAAAGGATTAGGAATTATCGTTTCGGAAGCGTCTTACGGAAGGGTATCACCAGTTATCGCAGTGTGGATTGGCGCAATTGTTATAACGATATATGTAATGGTTTCAGGTATACACGGCTCTGCTTGGACGGCCGCTTTGAAGGATATTATGATCCTGTTTATCGTTATGTTTTTAGGTATATATTTACCGTACCATTATTACGGAGGATTTCAGCCGATGTTTGAAGCTGTAGAAGCAGCAAAACCAGGATTTTTATCTTTACCTGATGAAGGAATGAGCATTTCTTGGTTTGTTTCTACTATTATATTAACAGCTCTCGGTTTCTATATGTGGCCCCATACATTTGCCTCTGCTTTCTCTGCAAAAAATGAAAAAGTATTTCGTAAAAATGCGGCCATTATGCCACTGTACTCTTTAGTTTTACTTTTCGTGTTCTTTGCAGGGTTCGCAGCTATTTTGCAAGTTCCTGGATTAAAGGGAGGGGATGTAGACCTTTCGTTATTCCGTCTGGCTCTTCAAACTTTTGATCCTTGGTTTATTGGGATTATTGGTAGTGCTGGAGTTTTAACGGCATTAGTTCCAGGTTCTATGCTTGTCATGGCCGCTTCTACATTATTAGCGAAAAATATTTACCGAACAATGGTCCCATCTGCCTCGGATCGACAAGTGGCAAAAGTAGCGAAATTATTTGTTCCTGTAGTAACGCTTGTAGCTGTTTTATTTACTTTTAAAGGTGGAGAAACGATAGGAGCACTTCTTTTAATGGGATATAGTATAGTGACACAACTTTTCCCGGCACTTGTATGTAGTTTGTTTCCACGTCAGACTATTACGAAGCAAGGAGCAATTGCCGGGATGGGGATTGGGTTATTAGTGGTTGCGTATATTACTTTATCTGGTTCAACTATAGCTACGATGTTTCCGGGTTTCCCTCAATATATAAAAGATTTAAATGTAGGTATAGTCGCGCTGTTAATGAATATGATTGTGATGTTTATCGTTAGCGGATTCACCAAAAATGTATCTATAAAGAAAGACAATATAATAGTAGAAAAGTAA
- the pstC gene encoding phosphate ABC transporter permease subunit PstC, with the protein MKGKKQINYVKSEYIGRSLVTFCGIFIVLVTLAIIAFICGKGIQSFTQSGISFTEMLTSTKWSPNADEGTFGAVIFIVGSTVVSLGAVIISAPIAIALAIFMNLISPKFGNKVLKPVLELLVGIPSVVYGLLGVTILVPLLRDSFGGVGFSLIAGIVVLSIMILPTIASIASDAIRSVPFDYLEASYGLGSTKWQAISRVIVPAAKKGILTGVVLGLARAFGEALAVQMVIGNTIKLPEGIYSPTATLTGILTMDMTNTLNGTAWNNALWTLAMILLVISFLFILVIRAIGQRGER; encoded by the coding sequence ATGAAGGGGAAAAAACAAATTAATTACGTGAAAAGTGAATATATAGGAAGATCACTTGTTACGTTTTGTGGTATTTTTATTGTTTTAGTTACATTAGCTATTATTGCATTTATTTGCGGTAAAGGAATTCAATCTTTTACGCAAAGTGGTATCTCGTTCACTGAAATGTTAACATCGACAAAATGGAGTCCAAATGCTGATGAGGGAACTTTTGGGGCTGTAATTTTCATTGTAGGTTCAACGGTGGTTTCATTGGGTGCGGTTATTATTAGTGCGCCAATTGCTATAGCTCTTGCTATATTCATGAATTTAATTTCGCCGAAGTTTGGAAATAAAGTATTGAAGCCTGTTTTAGAATTATTAGTTGGTATTCCTTCGGTTGTATATGGGTTATTAGGGGTTACGATTTTAGTACCGCTATTACGTGATTCGTTTGGAGGAGTGGGCTTTAGTTTAATTGCAGGTATTGTTGTATTAAGTATAATGATTTTGCCTACTATTGCTAGTATCGCTTCTGATGCAATACGTTCTGTTCCATTTGATTATTTAGAAGCTTCTTATGGTTTAGGATCAACGAAGTGGCAAGCGATTAGCCGAGTGATTGTTCCTGCTGCGAAAAAAGGGATTTTAACAGGTGTTGTTTTAGGTTTAGCGCGTGCTTTTGGTGAAGCGTTAGCAGTTCAAATGGTAATTGGGAACACGATTAAATTACCAGAAGGAATATATAGTCCGACAGCGACGTTAACAGGTATTTTGACAATGGACATGACAAATACATTAAACGGAACTGCTTGGAACAATGCGCTATGGACTTTAGCAATGATTTTACTTGTTATTTCATTCCTGTTTATTTTAGTAATTCGAGCAATTGGGCAAAGAGGTGAGCGATAA
- a CDS encoding FeoA family protein: MVSANTKPLSEFKTGEFVQIEKIQLEGTMKRRLLDLGFIPGATIKVLQRSPLGDPVAYQVSNTTIALRKEESSLIFGVLIGDDFR; the protein is encoded by the coding sequence ATGGTATCGGCTAATACAAAACCACTTTCCGAATTTAAGACTGGAGAGTTTGTACAAATTGAGAAGATACAATTAGAAGGAACTATGAAACGACGTTTATTAGATTTAGGATTTATCCCTGGCGCAACAATTAAAGTATTACAACGTAGCCCACTTGGAGATCCGGTCGCTTATCAAGTAAGCAACACAACTATCGCACTACGCAAGGAAGAAAGTTCCCTTATTTTCGGGGTATTAATAGGAGATGATTTCAGATGA